TGAGCACTTGGTTCTGCACCTTGTTGATTGTCTTGTGGAGCACTTGGTTCTACaacttgttgagcacttgaatttccCTTGGCACTCCTTtctctcctagcactagctgacAATTTCTTACTCCTTCTCAACGAGGCCCTAATTCGCCtgttttgtgggcttgtttagcTCAACTTTGCCTAAACAACAAAATAAGGAACAAcgtttacaaactatacaatcggaagaaaaagtacaCAAATAAAACCCGAACGTAAACAATCGGAAGTAAAAGGCAACATTATGTTTCCGAGTACATCACACTCGGAAGATAAACAAATGTATTTGttaccgaatattcatcaattaGAGTTCAAGAAACTCTAAGTTGTTCAGCCTATATAATCGAAAGTAATTATTAATATTTTCTACCGAATGCAATATGGCCCCAAAATTATTTCAGTTTCAACATTTTACAATCGGAAGTATATCACATTATATTCTCTTCTGAATATATACtgtccccaaaatgggattttgccTAAATCACAATCTATGAGAATTTTTCAAAATACATATTCGGTAGTAAGTGTACCTCCGATTACTGTGTCTCCACATCAACATATTCGGAAGTCAAAAAATTatctaacctaccgattatatccATTTTATTCACAAGAAGATATGACCAATCATATTCGGAAGTTACACTATAAATCCATCTTCCGAATACTGTCTATATTCTTAAGAAATGAAGAAAACGACTATATTCGGAAGTTAATAAGCATGCATATCTCCCGACTCTGGGTAAATAAccaaaaaccctagaattttttcaTCGaatcgtcgaattaaagcgatataaacctaaaaaaatgatAGAATctttacctaattggggccatttgaagtttccGGAGTGTTTGACTATTAGATTCACCACCACCAATTACATCCGCGACTGCATCTTCTTCGCATTCTTCGCCAGTTTCAGTAACAATTTGTTTCTTTGTTGTTGCAATTCCAATTTTTGGATAGACACCGCGAGCAACGTTTTAGTTCGAGCTCTTTGGGGTTCATTAGTTATACCCATCGTTTTATAAAAATAATCGTCGATGTTTGATTTGGTGATTCGCGACGACTACGATGTTTTGATTTGACGAACGAGGGAAAAGAAGTTTTTCCTCCACAATCAGGAGTAAGtgagaagaggaagaacaagGGTTCAAATGTGTTTGATTAGGTTTTAATTGGTTTTATTAATGGAAGGTCAAATATGTAACTTCAAAATCCTATAGGTATCCCTGCTAAGTGCCCTTAGATGGGTGTAAATTGTtgacccctaattccttttgagtggcccacAAAAATGCCACAAAATGCCACGCTCTTAAGATGCGGCGAGAAAATTGGATGGGCCACATATTCCTACGAAGTGGCCCGTAGCTGTTCCGCAAATTAGGTCCACTTGAGAACCCCACATATTCCTAGGAATTACGGGTTACTAGTTTCTGAGAATTTCTGTAGCATGGTAAATTTGAACTACTGCCAGTAGTTTGTTTTCCAATGCAAGTGGTGTGGAAATAAACCCACCAGTATAATTTCACCGtctttcttcttcctcgttcCAAGACTAGGGTTTCAAAAATCATTCGACTTTCACCACCCTCATCAACCCCATCAGCTCAATGTCGATCCCTCTGGAGTTATATCCGAGCCAAGATGATCTCCTCTATGAAGAAGAAATTCTCAGAAATCCCTTCAGTCTAAAGCTATGGTGGAGATATCTAATTGCTCGCAATGAATCTCCCTTCAAAAAAAGGTCAGTAATTTATGAACGAGCTTTAAAAGCTTTACCTGGTAGTTACAAACTCTGGTATGCTTATCTAAGAGAACGATTAGAGATAGTACGAAATCTGCCTGTAACGCATTCTCAGCATGAGAGTTTGAACAATACATTCGAAAGAGCTTTAGTTACTATGCATAAGATGCCAAAGATTTGGGTAATgtatttgcaaaccctaactgaacAGAAACTAGTAACCCGTACTCGTAGAACTTTTGATAGAGCATTATGTGCATTACCAGTGACCCAACATGATAGAATTTGGGGACCTTATCTGTATTTTGTGAGTCAGAGAGGGATTCCGATTGAGACTTCACTTAGGGTTTATAGGAGGTATTTGAAATTCGATCCGACTCATATTGAagattttattgagtttttggtGAATTCTGAGTTATGGCAAGAAGCTGCTGAAAGATTAGCTGGGGTTTTGAATGATGATAGGTTTTATAGTATTAAAGGGAAGACGAAACATCAGTTGTGGCTTGAATTGTGTAATTTGCTTACTAGTCATGCAACAGAGGTGTCAGGTTTGAAAGTTGATGCAATTATTAGAGGTGGGATTAGGAAGTTTACTGATGAGGTTGGTAGGTTGTGGACATCTTTGGCGGATTATTATATTCGTAGAGGGTTGTTTGAGAAGGCGAGGGATGTATTTGAGGAGGGAATGACCACTGTGGTAACCGTTAGAGATTTCAGTGTGATTTTTGATGGGTATTCTCGATTTGAAGAGAGTGTACTTGCTGCACATATGGAGTCATTAGatattggtgatgaagaagaaaataatcaGGATAAGGAAGAGAAAGATGAACGTTTtgatactaaagtttcattagctaagtttacatacaaaACTCTTCATGGGTTTTGGtgtaatgatgataatgatgttgatTTGAGGTTAGCTCGACTAGAACATCTTATGGATAGAAGGCCTGAGCTTGCTAACAGTGTTCTTCTGCGGCAAAATCCTCATAATGTTGAACAATGGCATAGAAGGGTTAAGCTCTTCGAGGGTAATCCGACAAAGCAAATACTGACGTTCACTGAAGCTGTAAGAACTGTGGATCCCATGAAAGCTGTTGGTAAGCCTCACACTCTATGGATTTCTTTCGCCAAGCTGTATGTAGAGCACAACGATATTGCAAATGCAAGAGTGATCTTTGATAAGGCAGTGCAAGTTAATTACAAAACGGTAGATAATCTGGCCAGTGTTTGGTGTGAATGGGCCGAAATGGAACTGAAGcacaaaaacttggaaggagCACGGGAGCTAATGAGACGTGCAACAGCAGAGCCTTCAGTGGAGGTTAAACGGAGAGGTAACCATCATATTACATGTTAAGCGCTTTTGGTTCTTCTGCTATATACTTTTGGCAAATTGGTATTTATGTAGTTCAGTTTTTTTTTGACATTCTCTAAGAGCTATAGCTGCTGAGCTGCAATCCTTTTTAATAAGACCTCATAATGGATGGATTTTCTAGCTTTTCCTATTCACCTATTTTTTATCTACAATATTTTTAGAGCATGGGTGTGACCGTGTGAGTCGGATGAAAAATCTTCTTAAACATGGGTTTTGTAAACAAAGCTGGAACATTGTGTGTTTACGATACACATTCTGGTAAACTTGGAACTAGCATCATTTGACATTTCAAATGAATCACAAAGGTGGACAATTCAAACTGTTGTGTTATTTAATTGCCTGTTGATATTGACTAAATTTTCCTTCTATAAAATAAACTGACTAACCTTTTATGTAAGAAAGAAAATTCAGTTGGTAATGGCTGATGCAGTGGTATAGCTCTGTTTTTGTCTCCATTTTCTTTTGCACGATTATGGTTGAGTTTCTCGTTGCATCTCATATGGTTGGACAATTGCATGTGTGAAATGCATGCATTATCATATGTAGGATGTTCCTCTCTAGGTGATAATTTGTACTAATTTTTAACTTTTTTGTTTTCGCAGTTGCTGCTGATGGTAATGAACCAGTGCAGATGAAGTTGCATAAATCCGTGAGGTTGTGGACCTTGTATGTGGATCTAGAGGAGGGTTTGGGAACTCTGGAGTCCACCCGTGCAGTGTATGAGCGGATACTCGATTTGAAAATAGCTACACCACAAATTATAATAAATTATGCAAGTTTATTGGAGGTATGTGATTTATAAATAATTAGCTGCTATATTCTTTGTTTTTCCTTAATGTTTTAactaacaaccaaaattgatttTCTGACTTCTGCAGGAGCATAGATACTTCGAGGATGCGTTTAAAGTTTATGAAAGAGGAGTCAAGATATTTAAATATCCACACGTTAAGGATATTTGGGTCACATATCTCTCCAAATTTGTCAAACGATACGGAAAATCAAAGTTGGAAAGGGCAAGGGAGTTGTTTGAGCAAGCAGTTGAAATGGTATGTGGCAGTAACACCCCCCATCATTGTGTCATAGTCTATTTGGTTTCGTCTTTTCTGCTCTACTTGCTTGTATCCTGTTTTCTGGTATTAAAGTTTACATTTTATCCTTTTCTAAATTTGTTTCTTTATGCGTATCTTGAAAGCATGTGGTAAATTGTTTTTAGGGGAGAGATTTTCTTTTGTCGGAGACCTTCACGTGTTTTAAGAAAAAAATCATTTTAATACTTATCTGCGATTCCTGAATACGTGGTAATCTCATCTTATGGATTTGGAGGAGACTGCTTTCCAAATTCCTGAATTCTTATTTGATTTGCGGCAATCCACATATCTTAATATTTATTTCATTGAATGGTTTGTTTTTCCAAAGTTCCTCATTTCTTTTGAGAGTCTATGGATAAGTTACCAGTGTAAGTCAATCTGTGTCCATTTTTCCCACACTGGCATTCCTGCCAGGTGGATCTCTGTTCTTAATTCTGTATGCGTGGATACTAATTACTTAGTTTTGTTCTCTTTTTTTAGGCCCCTGCTGATAATGCGAAGCCACTGTATTTGCAATATGCAAAACTAGAAGAGGAACACGGTCTTGCTAAGCGCGCGATGAAAGTCTATGACCAAGCAGCAAAAGCTTTACCTGACAAGGAGAAGCTGCAAATGTATGAGATTTACATAGCCCGCGCCGCGGAGTTTTTTggtgttcctaaaacaagggagATATATGAGGTTGGTTGTTTTCCTTGTAGAACTTCAGCTACACAaaattcatcatatatgtttctcTCATTTGGTTTAATTTGCAATTTGCAGCAAGCCATAGAATCTGGGTTGCCAAGTGAAGATGTCAAGACTATGTGCATGAAATATGCAGACCTTGAGAAGAGTTTAGGAGAAATTGATCGCGCTCGTGCTATATACATTTTCTCATCACAGTTTGCTGATCCACGATCAGACAATGATTTCTGGAGTAGATGGCATGATTTTGAGGTGCAGCACGGGAATGAGGATACATTCAGAGAAATGCTTCGAATAAAGAGGAGTGTTTCTGCTAGTTACAGCCAGGTTAGTACTTCATCTACATTGATGAAATAATATTGAATGGTTGCATGTCTTGTGGCTCCTATCATTCACATGTTGGTTTTTGTGGCACACGTCTTGGCgttgtttcttttctttcgatGTAGGTCTATCTATTGTTTCTCCAGTTTTGTGTACTCAAGTCTTCTGACTTTCATCTTCCACCTGCAGACTCATTTCATTCTCCCAGAGAATTTAATGCAGAAGGATTCAAGGTTGAACCTTGAGGAAACTGTGGACACACTCAAACGTGCTGGAGTCCCCGAAGATGAAATGGCTAACCTTGAGAGGCAGTTAGCACCTGCAGCTCAAGATAACAGTACTAGAAGACTGGGTTTTGTAAGTGCAGGAGTTGAATCACAATCTGGTGTCATCCGTACACCAGATGGTGGGAGGAAGGTTGTTGCAGACCAGGATGCGATTGAATtacctgaagatgatgatgaggaggagggcGATAAAGAAGTTGAAATCGCACAAAGAGATGTCCCTGCTGCGGTGTTTGGGGATTTGGCACAGAAGGTAGCAGAGGAGGTGGGTGAAGATGGGGATGCCAGAAAGAGGGAGAGTGACAGCAAACTTGGCGCCCTTGAAAGAATGAAGAGGCACAAGAAGGGGTAGGTTTCTCCGTTTTGTCTCTAGTTTTCTGGAGCATGAGCGACCACCCAGTCCTGTTATTCAAAAGTTTCCGGAGCACCAAGTGACTACCCAGTTCTGTTGGTGTCTTTTGAACTATTGCTTCCATATTGAGCAGAAAATGTATGTACATAAACGTGGAAGTATGTGTTGTACATCAAGGTTTGCCTCaggcctcgacaattttacaagttTAAGTTTTGTACCGGTAACTAGCCAAGGGTTTCCCTTGTTGCAAAAGTTGTTTATCTTTGATCCAGTCCACTTCGATCCTTTTCCAAGGGGTGTTCATCACTATTTTGAACCAACCACCTGCTTGTATTAAAGTTACCCAGAACGAACACCTTTTAACTATCAGCGATTTAGAGGGTACAAAGGTTgtcctgattttttttttaatcaaatgaAACCTCTGAAATAGACCAGTTTTATTGCTCCAAAATTGCTCGCAAATACGCGTACTCCAGGGAATCTCCATTAGGACAATGAGGAAGATTCATTCaccgacaaaaaaaaaacaaagacagCTTAATTATTTGTTGCCACTAATCATTTCTTGATACTAGTAGGATCATATCAGATCagaaatatagatagagaaagaaGGCCAGATTAAAATTAGAGCTAGTTTAAATCAAGAAGATGGTGGTGTTGGGTTGTTCCTAACATGACTCCCTATCCGAACAACAATTCCATCAATATCACGAACATATCCAACTTTTTGTCCCCAAACTTTCTCTTCAGGCTCATGAACTGGTATTGCCCCATTCTCTACTGCTCTCTTAAAAGCagtgttggggtatatatttaaaaacatagttttgtaataatatgtcaaagttagagagatagtatggtggcattgttttgagctcacacactataggcatgggtttaattcccaccccacacaatttcactagggtatatactatttatactatatattatattacattagtccgggagcggggccttgggggtcttgggaggtctgctgatccagaaacaatttttttgctgtttttaacttaaattttcaaaacgtattaagataattatatcatgattaattacagttaatgttgaaattttaatacggccgtttttttgctgttacaaagaaatttaattggcatttaatcgaaaattaattttccattaattccattgattctttttgattataaaaaaaaaaaaaaaactggtttctggaagaaaatatatagaacgttatttttatttcgtcaagtttttctgagcaagtgttgttgaaagagttattattgattcgatttctcagtgcagagaaatcgaaagagataagctgttttatcccatagggtttcgacaaaaaactgactgctagcacaatcaagaggcagagtcgcgaaacaccttaaagatagcgacctagtacgcgactcagcggtttctttgtgtaatttgattatagtgctttgtttccaacaattttaaggtgtacgtttctgctatggagaatgaaaagaagcgcgttgatgataccaacaagcctttcaaatttgaagggttgcatttcagaagatggaagctgaagatgttcttttatctcaaactgatgaagttgcatatgattgtgtcgagtgttcatcctggaaccctggaacctgctgctgataagactgctgctgttgctgctggcggtggtgctgctacagatccacctcctaccggtggtgttgaagaagttgtttctcaaactcccgaggaaaaacaaaaggccatcgacaaatggatcgataatgactttgattgcaaaaactacattcttaatgcattatctgacgatttatatgagtattattcaacttttgaaactgctaaagatgtatgggatgcattacagaaaaaatatgacaccgaggaagcgggttcaaagaaatatgctgtgagccggtatgtgagataccaaatggtggatgatagatcagttgttgcacaggctcatgaacttcaaaaaatttaccacgaaattgtggccgaaggtatgaaaactgatgaacaatttcaagtttctgtaatgattgacaagttaccacctagctggaaagattttcgtaatactttgcgtcacaagactaaagaattttctcttgaaagtttgattgttaagctcagggttgaggaagaagctcggaaacaagataagaaggaagagattctcattgtttctaacaataagactcatccgaatttaaaacctaagaaaagggatatgaaacctaacccgaaccagaagaaaggaggaaggcctaatcaaaacaagaaccaacacccatcgaaaaatggacagaattcccattctgaatttctttgttatatctgtaataaaccaaaccacatggctaggaattgcagatttaacaaggaaaagaataacgcacaagctaatgctgtgggtgacgttataattgccatggtctctgatccagagttctacatggttggtggatctgatgggtggtggatagacagtggtgcttcgcgtcattgttgttttgataggtccatgtttaagacttatgctgaaaccaaggacaagaaagtgttattgggagactcccacagcactatggtgaaaggttctggtacggtagagttgaagtttacttctgggaagacactcatgctgaaagatgtccttcacactccagaaatgagaaagaaccttgtttccggctatcttctcaacaaggctgggttgtatcaaactattgggtctgatatttacactataactaagaataagaattttgtaggaaagggttatgctactgatggaatgtttaagcttaatgttgatgctatgaataaaattgattcttctgcttatatggtttgcaattttaatgtttggcatggaaggctttgtcatgtgggtaaaaagttagtaaataacatgagtaagttaggtgtcctccctgaattttctgaaaatgattttgaaaaatgtgaatactgtagtcaagcaaaaataaccaagacttcacataaatctgttgtaagagaatcgaaaccactagacttaatacattctgatttgtgtgaatatgaaggtatcctaactagaaatggcaagaggtatatcatgacgttcattgatgattgttctaattatacttatgtttatttgttgagccataagaacgaagctattgaaaagtttaagatttttattgctgaaattgaaaatcaatttggtaggaaaattaagagatttcgtagtgatagaggcactgaatatgattcttctccttttactgaaatttatcaaactaatggcattatacatgaaagaactgcaccatataatcctcaaatgaatgggaaagctgaaagaaagaatcgtactcttactgaattgactgttgcttgtttgcttagctctggtgcttctcattggtggggtgaatgtttgctgactgtttgccatgttttgaaccgcattcctaataataaaaccatgatatctccttatgaactttggagaaatagaaaacctaatgtctcttattttagagtttggggttgcttagcttttgttagaaaacctgatcctaaaagacataagttagaaagtagagcttatgaatgtgtttttattggttatgctcaaaacagtaaagcttataggttctttgatattaataataaggttattattgaatctattgatgttgatttctttgaagagagatttccttttaaatctagaaatagtgggggtaatagtgggggttctttatctagtgttttacctagtgctgattctgaacatagattagaagaacctagaagtgcagaaactaggatcactgaagttgaacctagaagaagtaaaagagctaggactgacacaagagatcctgattttgaattttatgccgtagaggaagaaccttctaatttacaagaggcgttcagttctgcagagtctagtttctggcaagaagctgtagataatgaatgggattctcatatgtctaatggaacttggcgtatagtagatttacctcctggttgtaagcctataggttgtaaatgggttttgaaaaggaaactaaaacctgatggaacaatagagaagcacaaagctagactggttgctaaaggatttaggcaacgagagaacgtagacttctttgatacttattctcctgttactagattaacatctatacgtgttttgattgctgttgccgctgctcataatcttgttattcaccaaatggatgttaaaactgcctttttgaatggtgaactagaagaggaaatttatatggaacaacctgaaggttttgtaattcctggacaagaacagaaagtatgtaagctagaaaaatccctttatggtttaaaacaagctcctaaacagtggcatgagaaatttgataatttaatgatttcacataacttcagaataaacgagggtgacaaatgcatctattataaatttgagaatgatgtgtgtgtgattgtttgcttgtatgtggatgatttgctgatatttggttccaatttatctgttgtcaatgaaactaaaggtatgcttagttcgaattttgacatgaaagatttgggtgaagctagtgtaatcttgggaatcaaaataactagaactagtagtggtatttgtttggatcaatctcactacattgaaaaaattctgagaaagtatgaatattttgattgtaagcctgcttgtactccgtttgatcctaatgtgaaattgtttaagaacactggagaaagtgttagacaatctgaatatgctagtataattggaagtctgcgttatgcaactgattgtacaagaccagacattgcatatgcagtgggagttctgtgcaggtttaccagtaatcctagtttggaacactgggatgctattgagagggttatgcggtatctgaaaagaaccacaaacctaggattacactataagaggcatcccgcagtccttgaaggatttagcgatgctaattggaatactctttcagatgattccaaggccaccagtggatatgtttttactattgctgggggcgctgtatcttggagatcaaagaaacagacaattatagcccaatctacgatggaggctgaattgatggcactagcagcagctagtgaagaagcaggatggctgaagagtctgttatcagacattccagtatgggaaaaaccgataccagccactttgatccactgcgatagtaccgcggctatcggagtagtagagaactgttataataacagtaagaatcgacagatacgtcgaaagcacgacacagttagagaatttctcacaactggtgttgttagagtagatcatgtaaggtctgaaggaaatatagctgatactttgacgaaaggattagcaagagaaaaggtatggaatatctctaaaagtatgggacttttgcccgtgagaagttgagtcatttgtaatggatacccaacctagaaataggttcaaagggactagacgaagttacaaataatatgatagagtcatgcattcccatagcatgatatcctgaagtgggaaacaggttgagtgtttaaactcttaatgatgtctatagctcttaagttaagagtgggatatacaggagtatccttgatagactc
This portion of the Papaver somniferum cultivar HN1 chromosome 11, ASM357369v1, whole genome shotgun sequence genome encodes:
- the LOC113321838 gene encoding pre-mRNA-splicing factor SYF1-like yields the protein MSIPLELYPSQDDLLYEEEILRNPFSLKLWWRYLIARNESPFKKRSVIYERALKALPGSYKLWYAYLRERLEIVRNLPVTHSQHESLNNTFERALVTMHKMPKIWVMYLQTLTEQKLVTRTRRTFDRALCALPVTQHDRIWGPYLYFVSQRGIPIETSLRVYRRYLKFDPTHIEDFIEFLVNSELWQEAAERLAGVLNDDRFYSIKGKTKHQLWLELCNLLTSHATEVSGLKVDAIIRGGIRKFTDEVGRLWTSLADYYIRRGLFEKARDVFEEGMTTVVTVRDFSVIFDGYSRFEESVLAAHMESLDIGDEEENNQDKEEKDERFDTKVSLAKFTYKTLHGFWCNDDNDVDLRLARLEHLMDRRPELANSVLLRQNPHNVEQWHRRVKLFEGNPTKQILTFTEAVRTVDPMKAVGKPHTLWISFAKLYVEHNDIANARVIFDKAVQVNYKTVDNLASVWCEWAEMELKHKNLEGARELMRRATAEPSVEVKRRVAADGNEPVQMKLHKSVRLWTLYVDLEEGLGTLESTRAVYERILDLKIATPQIIINYASLLEEHRYFEDAFKVYERGVKIFKYPHVKDIWVTYLSKFVKRYGKSKLERARELFEQAVEMAPADNAKPLYLQYAKLEEEHGLAKRAMKVYDQAAKALPDKEKLQMYEIYIARAAEFFGVPKTREIYEQAIESGLPSEDVKTMCMKYADLEKSLGEIDRARAIYIFSSQFADPRSDNDFWSRWHDFEVQHGNEDTFREMLRIKRSVSASYSQTHFILPENLMQKDSRLNLEETVDTLKRAGVPEDEMANLERQLAPAAQDNSTRRLGFVSAGVESQSGVIRTPDGGRKVVADQDAIELPEDDDEEEGDKEVEIAQRDVPAAVFGDLAQKVAEEVGEDGDARKRESDSKLGALERMKRHKKG